The Metamycoplasma cloacale genome includes a region encoding these proteins:
- a CDS encoding MATE family efflux transporter: MKSKKAVNNRVWWLNFLKIQDFKKIFKLVLPIFIQTLILNIITLATAIATTYFNRVYHIDGSYNGAYFYLFSKIVTIYKIMTFLPIMFQLGVLVVVSNLYGQQRYNEIKSVISSASIISLIINICCYLLMFFLAPMLLNLAGAKDEILLGWKNKDDYQIYLNNLELIKQHPINIDFKNTLLINGGEYVLPNQNVITFNNTNAIVIQINELNFAIKFFRITTVDLFIFSIAQILIASLQGMKKNIDSMIAVVTGLIVRLIWTYVWLYAVHNNNFVIWVSLETIVGATTQLIVAYIMLVIIVNKKEKDKFNNKIKIWNNKFIKRVLYIGFPIALEHGIWFVAQYFVANSIPFAKLNEEYIGLFRAMNGVFDIFTTFVLSLSVVVNVLVSIEIGQKNYTQAYHTSNQCFKLGTYAQIIFSILGFALTHPLLMLFGINTQTISKIGYIIMFIAFAKAVFDVGNLTTLRALWSANDVWMPILVAIICMLGIQLTTIYLIVYFKNNLTQSTIFILIILASTLDPLLRSILFELRWKSFKWIKWSQRIAV; the protein is encoded by the coding sequence ATGAAAAGCAAAAAAGCAGTAAACAATCGAGTTTGATGATTGAATTTTTTGAAGATTCAAGACTTTAAAAAGATATTTAAATTAGTGTTACCAATCTTTATTCAAACACTAATTTTAAACATCATAACTTTAGCAACAGCTATTGCTACTACTTACTTTAATCGTGTTTATCACATTGATGGTTCATATAATGGTGCATACTTTTATTTATTTTCTAAAATAGTAACAATTTATAAAATTATGACCTTTCTACCAATAATGTTTCAATTGGGTGTTTTAGTTGTTGTATCTAATTTATATGGTCAGCAACGTTATAACGAAATAAAAAGCGTAATTTCTTCTGCGTCAATAATTTCTCTTATTATTAATATCTGTTGTTACTTATTAATGTTTTTCCTAGCACCTATGTTGTTAAATCTCGCTGGTGCTAAAGATGAAATATTGTTGGGTTGAAAAAATAAAGATGATTATCAAATATATTTAAATAACTTAGAATTGATTAAACAACACCCTATAAACATCGATTTCAAAAACACTTTACTAATCAATGGTGGCGAGTATGTATTACCAAACCAAAATGTAATTACTTTTAACAACACAAATGCAATTGTTATTCAAATTAATGAATTGAATTTTGCGATCAAATTCTTTAGAATCACAACGGTAGATTTATTTATCTTTAGTATTGCTCAAATACTCATCGCTTCTTTACAAGGAATGAAGAAAAATATTGATTCAATGATTGCTGTAGTTACTGGTTTAATTGTCAGATTAATATGAACTTACGTTTGATTATACGCAGTTCATAATAATAATTTTGTTATATGAGTTTCACTTGAAACGATAGTTGGCGCAACAACACAACTAATCGTTGCATACATTATGTTAGTTATTATTGTCAATAAAAAAGAAAAAGATAAATTTAATAACAAAATTAAGATCTGAAACAATAAATTCATTAAAAGGGTTTTATATATCGGTTTTCCTATTGCATTAGAACATGGAATTTGGTTTGTTGCGCAATATTTTGTAGCTAACTCAATTCCTTTTGCTAAATTAAACGAAGAATATATTGGGCTATTTAGGGCGATGAATGGTGTTTTTGATATCTTTACTACATTTGTATTATCTTTAAGTGTTGTTGTAAATGTTTTGGTTTCAATTGAAATTGGACAAAAAAATTACACTCAAGCATATCACACATCAAACCAATGTTTCAAACTTGGTACCTATGCTCAAATTATTTTCTCAATATTAGGATTTGCATTAACACACCCTCTATTAATGTTGTTTGGTATCAACACACAGACCATTAGTAAAATTGGTTATATCATAATGTTTATTGCATTTGCAAAGGCTGTGTTTGATGTTGGAAACTTAACAACATTAAGAGCACTATGATCAGCTAATGATGTTTGAATGCCTATATTAGTTGCGATAATTTGTATGTTAGGTATTCAATTGACAACAATCTATTTAATTGTTTACTTTAAAAACAATTTAACTCAATCTACTATATTTATT